CCGGAACAGGACGATGGCCGGGGCGCCGAGCAGGCTGGTCACGCCGATCAAGGCGGCGAGGCCGAGGCCGGCGGTGACGATCAAGCGCCCCGCCGTCAGCAGGGGGTCGCGGGTGCGAAGAGACATGGTGGTGGTTTCCTCGTTGATAGGGTCAGGCGAGCGTCGGCAGCGGCAACGTGGGGGCAAGCGCCTGGCGCGGTCCCGATGCGGTGGCGGCAAGCGCTGGAAGGAGCAGCAGCAGCGCGCAGGCGAGCGGCACGATCGGGGTGCGCGATCCTGCAAGGCGAGGGCTGGGCATGAGGACTTCTCCAGGTGGTCGATATCGATATTCAATAAGAGCATCTATTCTTATCGTCAATCAATAATATCGAAAATCGATATGTTGGTCGCGTCGAACTGCGGCCACCCCTTTGACAGCGCGTCCTCCCCTCCCTATATCGCCTTCCACAACCGGCGCTTCGAGCAAGGCTTTCCCATGCGCGGGGGACGGCACAAGGAAGGAAGCGCGCGGGTTTCATCGTTCGCGAAGGCTGCTGGCCGGGTCCCCGAATCGGGCGCCGTGCCGTGCGGCCTTTTCGCGTTTGATGCGCCAACGCCGCGTTTGGCACAGTTTCGCCGGGTTCGCCCGGCCTTTGAAGAGCGAAGAGGCAAAACCCTCCATGGCGACCAAGGCTCCCGCACGCCCCGGCGTGAAGAAGCGCATCCGCAAGATCTTCGGCGACATCCACGAAGTCGTGCAGATGCCGAACCTGATCGAGGTTCAGCGCGAATCCTACGAGCAGTTCCTGCGCTCCGATCCGGCCACGGGCTATGTCTCGGGCCTGGAAAAGACGCTGCGGTCGGTGTTCCCGATCCAGGACTTCGCCGGCACCGCCAGCCTCGATATCAAGGAGCGCGACGGTTACGTGCTCGAGGCGCCGAAGTACGACGTCAACGAATGCCGTCAGCGCGGCATCACCTACGCCGCGCCGATGAAGGTGACGCTCAAGCTGGCGACCTTCGAGGTCGACGCCGAGACCGAGACCAAGTCGCTCATCGATATCAAGGAGCAGGACGTCTACATGGGCGATATCCCGCTCATGACCGACAACGGCACCTTCTTCATCAACGGGACCGAGCGCGTCATCGTGTCGCAGATGCACCGTTCGCCGGGCGTCCTGTTCGACCATGACCGCGGCAAGACGCACTCGTCGGGCAAGTACCTCTTCGCCGCCCGGGTGATTCCCTATCGCGGTTCGTGGCTCGACTTCGAGTTCGACGCCAAGGACATCGTCAACGTCCGCATCGACCGCAAGCGCAAGCTGCCGGTCACGGCGCTGCTCTATGCGCTGGGCCTGAACGGCGAGCAGATTCTCGACTACTTCTACGACAAGGTCACCTGGGCGCGCGGCGAAGGCGGCTGGCGCGTGCCGTTCGTGCTGGAACAGTGGCGCGGCGCGAAGCCGGCGTTCGACATCGTCGATGCCAAGTCGGGCGAGGTGATCTTCCCCGCCGGCCAGAAGATCAGCCCGCGCGCGGCCAACAAGGCGGCCAAGGACGGGCTTGAGGAACTGCTGATCCCGACCGAGGAAATCTTCGGCCGCTATTCGGCCAAGGACCTGATCGACGAATCGACCGGCCGCATCTGGATCGAGGCGGGCGACGAAGTCAGCCCCGAGAACCTCGAAGTGCTCGACAGGGCGGGCGTCGACCGGCTCGAACTGCTCGACATCGACCACGTCAACACCGGCCCGTGGATCCGCAACACGATGAAGGCCGACAAGGCCGAGGATCGCGACCAGGCGCTGGCCGACATCTACCGCGTGATGCGCCCCGGCGAACCGCCGACGCGCGAAACCGCCGAAGCGCTGTTCGACGGCCTGTTCTTCGACGCCGACCGCTATGACCTTTCGGCCGTGGGCCGCGTCAAGCTCAACATGCGCCTCGGCCTCGACTGCCCCGACACGGTCACCACCCTGCGCACCGACGATATCCTCGCCGTGGTCAAGGAACTGGTGAACCTGAAGGACGGCAAGGGCGAAGTCGACGACATCGACAACCTCGGCAACCGTCGCGTGCGTTCGGTGGGCGAACTGCTGGAGAACCAGTACCGCGTCGGCCTGCTGCGCATGGAACGCGCGGTGAAGGAGCGCATGTCGTCGGTCGACGTCTCGACGGTGATGCCGAACGACCTGATCAACGCCAAGCCGGCGGTGGCCGCGGTGCGCGAATTCTTCGGTTCGTCGCAGCTGTCGCAGTTCATGGACCAGACCAACCCGCTCTCCGAAGTGACGCACAAGCGCCGCGTTTCGGCGCTCGGGCCGGGCGGTCTTACCCGCGAGCGCGCGGGCTTCGAGGTCCGCGACGTTCACCCGACCCACTATGGCCGCATCTGCCCGATCGAAACGCCGGAAGGCCCGAACATCGGTCTGATCAACTCGCTGTCCACCTTCGCCCGCGTCAACAAGTATGGCTTCATCGAAACGCCGTACCGCAAGGTGATCGACGGCAAGGTGACCAAGGAGGTCGTGTACCTCTCGGCCATGGAAGAGCAGAAGCACACGGTGGCGCAGGCTTCGGCCGAAACCAACGGCGATGGCTCGTTTGTGGAAGAGCTGGTCTCGGCGCGGCAGAACGGCGAATTCGTGATGGCCCCGCGTGAAACGATCACGCTGATGGACGTCAGCCCCAAGCAGCTCGTCTCGGTGGCCGCCTCGCTGATTCCGTTCCTGGAAAACGACGACGCCAACCGCGCGCTGATGGGCTCGAACATGCAGCGCCAGGCGGTGCCGCTGGTCAAGGCCGACGCGCCGTTCGTGGGCACCGGCATGGAAGAGACCGTGGCGCGCGATTCGGGCGCCGCGATCGCGGCGCTGCGCGGCGGCATCGTCGACCAGGTCGACGCGACGCGTATCGTCATCCGCGCTTCGGGCGATGTCGAACCCGGCCAGTCGGGCGTGGACATCTACACGCTGCAGAAGTTCCAGCGTTCGAACCAGAACACCTGCATCAACCAGCGTCCGCTGGTGAAGGTGGGTGACGTGGTCGAAAAGGGCGACGTGCTGGCCGACGGTCCCTCGACCGATCTCGGCGAGCTGGCGCTCGGCCGGAACACGCTCGTCGCGTTCATGCCCTGGAACGGCTACAACTACGAAGACTCGATCCTGATCTCCGAACGGATCGTGAAGGACGACGTGTTCACCTCGATCCACATCGAGGAGTTCGAGGTCATGGCCCGCGACACCAAGCTGGGGCCGGAAGACATCACGCGCGACATCCCGAACGTCGGCGAGGAAGCGCTGCGCAACCTCGACGAGGCGGGCATCGTCTATATCGGCGCCGAAGTGCATCCGGGCGATATCCTTGTCGGCAAGATCACCCCCAAGGGTGAATCGCCGATGACCCCGGAAGAAAAGCTGCTGCGCGCGATCTTCGGCGAAAAGGCCAGCGACGTGCGCGACACCTCGCTCCGCCTGCCGCCGGGCGTTTCGGGCACGATCGTCGAAGTGCGCGTGTTCAACCGCCACGGCATCGAGATCGACGACCGTACCCGCGCGATCCAGAACGAGGAAATCGAACGCCTCGCCAAGGACCGCGAGGACGAACGCGCGATCCTCAACCGCGCCACCTTCAACCGTCTGCGCGACATGCTGCTCGGCCAGGTGGCCGCGGCCGCGCCGAAGGGGCTGAAGAAGGGCATCGAGATCGACGAGCAGGTGCTGGCCGATGTCGAACGCCACGAATGGTGGAAGTTCGCGGTGGCCGACGATGCGCGCCAGGCGCAGCTCGAAGCGGTCAAGGCGCAGTACGACGAGACCGTCAAGGCGATCCAGGAGAAGTTCGAGGACCGCAAGGAAAAGCTCGAACGCGGCGACGAACTCGCCCCGGGCGTGCTCAAGATGGTCAAGGTCTTCGTCGCGGTGAAGCGCAAGCTGCAGCCGGGCGACAAGATGGCCGGCCGTCACGGCAACAAGGGCGTCATCAGCCGCATCCTGCCGATCGAGGACATGCCGTTCCTGGAAGACGGCACCCACGTCGACATCGTGTTGAACCCGCTGGGCGTGCCTTCGCGCATGAACGTCGGGCAGATCTTCGAGACCCACCTGGGCTGGGCCGCGCGCGGCCTGGGCCAGCAGATCAAGCACGCGCTGGAGGACTGGCGCTATGCCAATCCCAATCCGGAAGCGGCCGCGCCGCCGAGCGTGCTGATCGACAAGCTCAAGGACGTCTATGGCGAGCAATACCACGCCGATATCGACAGCCGGAACACGGCCGAGATCGTCGAGCTGGCCGAAAACCTGAAGGCTGGCGTGCCCATGGGCACCCCGGTGTTCGACGGCGCGCGCGAATCCGACATTTCGGCGATGCTGACCAAGGCGGGTCTCGACACCTCGGGCCAGTCCACGCTCTATGACGGGCGCACGGGCGAAGCCTTCGACCGCAAGGTCACGGTGGGCATCATCTACATGCTGAAGCTGCACCACCTGGTCGACGACAAGATCCACGCGCGTTCGATCGGGCCGTACAGCCTCGTCACCCAGCAGCCGCTGGGCGGCAAGGCCCAGTTCGGCGGCCAGCGCTTCGGGGAAATGGAGGTCTGGGCGCTCCAGGCCTATGGCGCGGCCTATACGCTGCAGGAAATGCTGACGGTGAAGTCGGACGACGTGGTCGGCCGCACCAAGGTTTACGAAGCGATCGTCAAGGGCGACGACACCTTCGAGGCCGGCATTCCCGAAAGCTTCAACGTGCTCGTCAAGGAAATGCGCTCGCTCGGCCTCAACGTCGAACTGTCGTCGCTGGACGATCAGGACGACGATGACGGCCTTGCCGAGGCGGCGGAGTAAGCCCTTGTCTCCCCTCCCGCGTGCGGGAGGGGCCGGGGGTGGGCCTGATCAAGGCGCCACCCGCAAGACCCACCCCTAACCCCTCCCGCAAGCGGGAGGGGGATAAAGGAAGAAGACATGAACGACCTGACCAAATTCACCAACCAGCTCGCCAAGCCCGAGACCTTCGACCAGATCCAGATCGGTCTCGCTTCGCCCGAGCGCATCCGCTCCTGGTCCTTCGGCGAGATCAAGAAGCCGGAAACGATCAACTACCGCACGTTCAAGCCCGAGCGCGACGGCCTGTTCTGCGCGCGCATCTTCGGTCCGGTGAAGGACTACGAGTGCCTGTGCGGCAAGTACAAGCGCATGAAGTACAAGGGCGTCGTCTGCGAAAAGTGCGGCGTCGAAGTCACCGTCACCAAGGTGCGCCGCGAGCGCATGGGCCACATCGAGCTGGCCGCCCCGGTCGCGCACATCTGGTTCCTGAAGTCGCTGCCCTCGCGCATCGGCCTGCTGCTGGACATGCAGCTCAAGCAGCTTGAGCGCATCCTCTACTTCGAAAGCTACGTCGTGATCGAGCCGGGCATCACCCCGCTTGAACGCTACCAGCTGCTGACCGAGGACGAACTGCTCGACGCGCAGGACGAATACGGCGAAGACGCGTTCAGCGCCGGCATCGGCGCCGAAGCGGTCAAGCAGATGCTGATCGACCTCGACCTCGAACAGGAACGCAAGGACCTGATGGAGGAGCTCGCCACCACCAAGAGCGAGCTGAAGCCCAAGAAGATCATCAAGCGCCTCAAGGTCGTGGAATCGTTCATCGATTCGGGCAACCGCCCGGAATGGATGATCCTCGACGTGGTGCCGGTCATTCCGCCGGAACTGCGCCCGCTGGTGCCGCTGGACGGCGGCCGCTTCGCGACCTCGGACCTCAACGATCTCTACCGTCGCGTCATCAACCGTAACAACCGCCTCAAGCGCCTGATCGAGCTGCGCGCGCCCGACATCATCGTGCGCAACGAAAAGCGCATGCTGCAGGAAGCGGTGGACGCGCTGTTCGACAACGGCCGCCGCGGCCGCGTCATCACCGGCGCCAACAAGCGTCCGCTGAAGTCGCTGTCCGACATGCTCAAGGGCAAGCAGGGCCGCTTCCGCCAGAACCTGCTCGGCAAGCGCGTCGACTATTCGGGCCGTTCGGTCATCGTGACCGGCCCCGAACTCAAGCTGCACCAGTGCGGGCTGCCCAAGAAGATGGCGCTCGAACTGTTCAAGCCGTTCATCTACGCCCGGCTCGACGCCAAGGGTCTCTCGATGACCCTGAAGCAGGCGAAGAAGTGGGTCGAGAAGGAACGCAAGGAAGTCTGGGACATCCTGGACGAGGTGATCCGCGAACACCCGGTGATGCTGAACCGCGCGCCGACGCTGCACCGCCTTGGCATCCAGGCGTTCGAGCCGGTGCTGATCGAGGGCAAGGCGATCCAGCTGCACCCGCTGGTCTGCTCGGCCTTCAACGCCGACTTCGACGGTGACCAGATGGCCGTCCACGTGCCGCTTTCGCTGGAAGCCCAGCTCGAAGCGCGCGTGCTGATGATGTCGACCAACAACATCCTCAGCCCCGCCAACGGCAAGCCGATCATCGTGCCGTCGCAGGACATGGTGCTGGGCCTCTACTACCTGTCGATGGACCGCAAGGGCGAACCCGGCGAAGGCATGATGCTGGCCGACATGGCCGAAGTGCACCAGGCGCTGCACGCCGGTGCCGTGACCATGCACTCCAAGATCATCGCG
The Novosphingobium sp. EMRT-2 genome window above contains:
- the rpoB gene encoding DNA-directed RNA polymerase subunit beta; amino-acid sequence: MATKAPARPGVKKRIRKIFGDIHEVVQMPNLIEVQRESYEQFLRSDPATGYVSGLEKTLRSVFPIQDFAGTASLDIKERDGYVLEAPKYDVNECRQRGITYAAPMKVTLKLATFEVDAETETKSLIDIKEQDVYMGDIPLMTDNGTFFINGTERVIVSQMHRSPGVLFDHDRGKTHSSGKYLFAARVIPYRGSWLDFEFDAKDIVNVRIDRKRKLPVTALLYALGLNGEQILDYFYDKVTWARGEGGWRVPFVLEQWRGAKPAFDIVDAKSGEVIFPAGQKISPRAANKAAKDGLEELLIPTEEIFGRYSAKDLIDESTGRIWIEAGDEVSPENLEVLDRAGVDRLELLDIDHVNTGPWIRNTMKADKAEDRDQALADIYRVMRPGEPPTRETAEALFDGLFFDADRYDLSAVGRVKLNMRLGLDCPDTVTTLRTDDILAVVKELVNLKDGKGEVDDIDNLGNRRVRSVGELLENQYRVGLLRMERAVKERMSSVDVSTVMPNDLINAKPAVAAVREFFGSSQLSQFMDQTNPLSEVTHKRRVSALGPGGLTRERAGFEVRDVHPTHYGRICPIETPEGPNIGLINSLSTFARVNKYGFIETPYRKVIDGKVTKEVVYLSAMEEQKHTVAQASAETNGDGSFVEELVSARQNGEFVMAPRETITLMDVSPKQLVSVAASLIPFLENDDANRALMGSNMQRQAVPLVKADAPFVGTGMEETVARDSGAAIAALRGGIVDQVDATRIVIRASGDVEPGQSGVDIYTLQKFQRSNQNTCINQRPLVKVGDVVEKGDVLADGPSTDLGELALGRNTLVAFMPWNGYNYEDSILISERIVKDDVFTSIHIEEFEVMARDTKLGPEDITRDIPNVGEEALRNLDEAGIVYIGAEVHPGDILVGKITPKGESPMTPEEKLLRAIFGEKASDVRDTSLRLPPGVSGTIVEVRVFNRHGIEIDDRTRAIQNEEIERLAKDREDERAILNRATFNRLRDMLLGQVAAAAPKGLKKGIEIDEQVLADVERHEWWKFAVADDARQAQLEAVKAQYDETVKAIQEKFEDRKEKLERGDELAPGVLKMVKVFVAVKRKLQPGDKMAGRHGNKGVISRILPIEDMPFLEDGTHVDIVLNPLGVPSRMNVGQIFETHLGWAARGLGQQIKHALEDWRYANPNPEAAAPPSVLIDKLKDVYGEQYHADIDSRNTAEIVELAENLKAGVPMGTPVFDGARESDISAMLTKAGLDTSGQSTLYDGRTGEAFDRKVTVGIIYMLKLHHLVDDKIHARSIGPYSLVTQQPLGGKAQFGGQRFGEMEVWALQAYGAAYTLQEMLTVKSDDVVGRTKVYEAIVKGDDTFEAGIPESFNVLVKEMRSLGLNVELSSLDDQDDDDGLAEAAE